From one Phytohabitans houttuyneae genomic stretch:
- a CDS encoding 4'-phosphopantetheinyl transferase family protein — protein sequence MLAELIPASVVAVEAYDDTAAVALFPEEEAIVARAVDKRRREFTTVRGCARQALASLGYEPVPILPGQRGAPQWPAGIVGTMTHCEGYRGCALALASDVRTLGVDAEPDAPLPDGVLEAIALAEELAMLRDLDARAPGVHWDRLLFSAKEAVYKAWFPLAVKWLDFSEARIVIDPDGGTFEATLLVPGPQTPEGPLAGFSGRWLSRRGLLLASIVVTAPGGSGAVGGAVDGVAEGGDQAALRVVGE from the coding sequence GTGTTGGCTGAGCTCATCCCCGCGTCCGTCGTCGCCGTCGAGGCGTACGACGACACGGCAGCGGTCGCGCTGTTTCCCGAGGAGGAGGCCATCGTGGCGCGCGCGGTCGACAAGCGGCGCCGGGAGTTTACGACCGTGCGCGGGTGCGCGCGGCAGGCACTGGCGAGCCTGGGCTACGAGCCGGTGCCGATCCTGCCCGGCCAGCGTGGCGCGCCGCAGTGGCCGGCCGGCATCGTCGGCACGATGACCCACTGCGAGGGGTACCGGGGCTGCGCGCTCGCCCTCGCCAGCGACGTGCGCACCCTCGGGGTCGACGCCGAGCCGGACGCGCCGCTGCCGGATGGGGTGCTGGAGGCGATCGCGCTCGCCGAGGAGCTGGCGATGCTCCGCGACCTCGACGCGCGGGCGCCCGGCGTGCACTGGGACCGGCTGCTCTTCAGCGCCAAGGAAGCCGTTTACAAGGCGTGGTTTCCGCTCGCCGTCAAGTGGCTCGACTTCAGCGAGGCGCGGATCGTGATCGACCCGGACGGGGGCACGTTCGAGGCGACGCTGCTCGTGCCCGGCCCGCAGACACCGGAGGGCCCGCTTGCCGGATTCTCCGGCCGGTGGCTGAGCCGGCGCGGCCTGCTGCTGGCGTCCATTGTGGTCACCGCGCCCGGTGGGTCAGGCGCCGTCGGCGGTGCTGTCGATGGCGTCGCGGAGGGCGGCGATCAGGCGGCCCTGCGCGTCGTCGGGGAGTGA
- a CDS encoding NAD(P)/FAD-dependent oxidoreductase, which produces MYLIIGASLSGAKAAQTLREEGYTGRLVLVGEETHRPYERPPLSKGFLAGKEPEEKAFVHDAGWYAEHDVELLLGRRATHLDVAAHTVTLDGVDELRYDKLLLATGSRVRTLDVAGADAHGIRYLRTMDEAEALLDGLRAGGNVVVIGAGWIGLEVAAAAREHGCTVDVIEMAPLPLHNVLGHEVAAIFRDLHEAHGVRFHFEAGVREIGAVSGRVSNVVLEDNTEVAADLVLVGVGIRPATELAETAGLTVDDGVVTDASLRTADPDVFACGDVARFHSPLVGDRIRVEHWSNALNGGPAAARSMLGQAVEYDRVPYFFTDQYDLGMEYAGWVPPRGYDRVVFRGDPSIVDGKTPEFVVFWTKGGRVLAGMNVNVWDVQDQIQALVRAGYAGTAVDLDRLADPSVPLDSLVG; this is translated from the coding sequence ATGTATTTGATAATCGGCGCCTCCCTGTCCGGCGCGAAAGCCGCCCAGACCCTGCGCGAGGAGGGTTACACCGGCCGGCTCGTGCTGGTCGGCGAGGAGACGCACCGGCCGTACGAGCGGCCCCCGCTCTCCAAGGGCTTCCTGGCCGGCAAGGAGCCGGAGGAGAAGGCGTTCGTGCACGACGCGGGTTGGTATGCGGAGCACGACGTCGAACTGCTGCTCGGCCGTCGCGCCACGCACCTCGACGTCGCCGCGCACACGGTCACCCTCGACGGCGTCGACGAGCTGCGCTACGACAAGCTGCTGCTGGCCACCGGCTCGCGCGTGCGCACGCTCGACGTGGCCGGCGCCGACGCGCACGGCATCCGCTATCTGCGCACAATGGACGAAGCCGAGGCGCTGCTCGACGGCCTGCGTGCCGGGGGCAACGTGGTCGTGATCGGCGCCGGCTGGATCGGCCTGGAGGTCGCCGCGGCGGCCCGCGAGCACGGCTGCACCGTCGACGTGATCGAGATGGCGCCGCTCCCGCTGCACAACGTGCTGGGGCACGAGGTCGCCGCGATCTTCCGCGACCTGCACGAGGCGCACGGCGTGCGGTTCCACTTCGAGGCGGGCGTGCGCGAGATCGGCGCGGTCAGCGGCCGGGTGTCCAATGTGGTTCTCGAAGACAACACCGAGGTCGCGGCCGACCTGGTGCTCGTCGGTGTCGGCATCCGCCCGGCCACCGAGCTCGCCGAGACCGCCGGCCTCACCGTCGACGACGGGGTGGTCACCGACGCGTCGCTGCGCACCGCCGACCCGGACGTGTTCGCCTGCGGCGACGTGGCCCGCTTCCACAGCCCGCTGGTCGGCGACCGGATCCGCGTCGAGCACTGGTCCAACGCGCTCAACGGCGGCCCGGCCGCGGCCCGCTCGATGCTCGGCCAGGCCGTGGAGTACGACCGGGTCCCGTACTTCTTCACCGACCAGTACGACCTGGGTATGGAGTACGCCGGCTGGGTGCCGCCGCGCGGCTACGACCGCGTCGTCTTCCGCGGTGACCCGTCCATCGTGGACGGCAAGACCCCGGAGTTCGTGGTCTTCTGGACCAAGGGCGGCCGCGTCCTCGCCGGGATGAACGTCAACGTGTGGGACGTCCAGGACCAGATCCAGGCGCTGGTGCGGGCCGGTTACGCCGGCACGGCCGTCGACCTCGACCGGCTGGCCGACCCGTCGGTGCCGCTGGACTCGCTGGTCGGCTGA
- a CDS encoding class I SAM-dependent methyltransferase — protein sequence MQRKFKDFDITVAMKRDDFLRSKGTGQRNLLLSRAVWEFASDLEHLDSIQQEFVDGSVRPLIRQEWEASGADYSDNRQLLIQGQQVMQDWEHPLMRKLADNATAGGGDLLEVGFGMGISATYVQEAGVASHTIIEINHEVAKRFATWRGKWPDRDIRLELGGWQDVIGRLGKFDAILYDTYPTNEREFVETLGPKSPFLAANFVEPAAAHLRPGGIFSYYTNEIDSLSRSHQRILLRHFSSFKVELVTGLQPPADCNYWWASTMAAVTAYK from the coding sequence ATGCAGCGGAAGTTTAAGGACTTCGATATCACGGTGGCGATGAAGCGCGACGACTTCCTGCGCTCGAAAGGAACGGGGCAGCGCAACCTGCTCCTGTCCCGCGCCGTGTGGGAATTCGCCAGTGACCTTGAGCACCTGGACAGCATTCAGCAGGAGTTCGTCGACGGCTCGGTACGCCCACTCATCCGGCAGGAATGGGAGGCGAGCGGGGCCGACTACAGCGACAACCGCCAGCTGCTCATCCAGGGTCAGCAGGTGATGCAGGACTGGGAGCACCCGCTCATGCGCAAGCTCGCCGACAACGCCACGGCCGGCGGCGGCGACCTGCTCGAGGTCGGGTTCGGCATGGGCATCTCGGCGACCTACGTGCAGGAGGCGGGCGTCGCGTCGCACACGATCATCGAGATCAACCACGAGGTGGCGAAAAGGTTTGCGACCTGGCGGGGCAAGTGGCCGGACCGCGACATCCGGCTTGAGCTGGGCGGCTGGCAGGACGTCATCGGCAGGCTCGGCAAGTTCGACGCGATCCTCTACGACACGTACCCGACGAACGAGCGGGAGTTCGTGGAGACGCTCGGGCCGAAGTCGCCCTTCCTCGCCGCCAATTTCGTCGAGCCGGCCGCCGCCCACCTGCGCCCCGGCGGCATCTTCTCGTACTACACGAACGAGATCGACTCGCTGAGCCGCTCGCACCAGCGGATCCTGCTCCGCCACTTCAGCTCGTTCAAGGTGGAGCTCGTGACCGGTCTCCAGCCACCGGCGGACTGCAACTACTGGTGGGCCAGCACCATGGCGGCGGTCACCGCCTACAAGTGA
- a CDS encoding acyl-CoA carboxylase subunit beta yields the protein MTAVVQPIVDSDPRSPGARLLALLDPGSMEPFGPDDGAEVRAACGLVDGNPVLAYCTDATQRGGALGATGAQRIIDTIQAAVRQRCPVIGIWHSGGAKLADGVESMDGVGRMFAAMTHASGLVPQISVVLGPAAGAAAYGPALTDIVVMSEAGRMFVTGPDVVRSVTGESIDMESLGGLKVHSRSSGVVHVPAKDDADAFAQARRLTAMLASQGRVDMSLADGGADLGSFLPAESRRAYDVRPLVRGLVDAEPGFVELQPKWATNMVVGFGRLAGRTVGVLANNPLHKGGCLDSLSAEKASRFVRMCNAFGVPMVVIVDVPGYLPGARQEWEGVIRRGAKLLHAFAEAVVPRVTLVTRKSYGGAYIAMNSRSLGATAVFAWPQAEVAVMAAEAAAGVLYRKRLAAAPEEQRAELLAGFVAEVERESGGVTRALSLGVVDGVVSPADSRRRIAQVLADAPASRGRRGNIPL from the coding sequence ATGACGGCGGTCGTACAGCCCATTGTCGACAGTGACCCGCGCTCGCCCGGCGCCCGGCTGCTCGCGCTGCTGGATCCGGGATCGATGGAGCCGTTCGGCCCTGACGACGGCGCCGAGGTGCGCGCCGCCTGCGGCCTCGTCGACGGCAACCCGGTCCTCGCGTACTGCACCGACGCCACGCAGCGGGGCGGTGCGCTCGGCGCGACCGGCGCGCAGCGCATCATCGACACGATCCAGGCCGCCGTGCGCCAGCGGTGCCCGGTCATCGGTATCTGGCACTCCGGTGGCGCCAAGCTCGCCGACGGGGTCGAGTCGATGGACGGCGTGGGGCGGATGTTCGCCGCGATGACGCACGCGTCGGGCCTCGTGCCGCAGATCAGCGTCGTGCTCGGCCCGGCCGCCGGCGCCGCGGCGTACGGCCCGGCGCTCACCGACATCGTCGTGATGTCCGAGGCCGGCCGCATGTTCGTGACCGGGCCGGACGTGGTGCGCAGCGTCACCGGCGAGAGCATCGACATGGAGTCGCTCGGCGGGCTGAAGGTGCACAGCCGCAGCTCCGGTGTGGTGCACGTGCCGGCCAAGGACGACGCGGACGCGTTCGCCCAGGCCCGGCGGCTCACGGCCATGCTGGCCAGCCAGGGCCGGGTGGACATGTCCCTGGCCGACGGCGGTGCCGACCTCGGGTCGTTCCTGCCTGCGGAGAGCCGGCGGGCGTACGACGTGCGGCCGCTCGTGCGCGGCCTCGTCGACGCCGAGCCGGGCTTCGTCGAGCTTCAGCCGAAATGGGCCACGAACATGGTGGTGGGTTTCGGCCGTCTCGCCGGCCGGACGGTGGGTGTACTCGCGAACAACCCACTTCACAAGGGCGGTTGTCTCGATTCGTTGAGTGCCGAAAAGGCTTCACGTTTTGTGCGAATGTGTAATGCGTTCGGAGTTCCAATGGTGGTCATTGTCGACGTGCCCGGTTATCTGCCCGGCGCCCGCCAGGAGTGGGAAGGCGTCATCCGCCGCGGTGCGAAGCTTCTGCACGCGTTTGCCGAGGCTGTGGTGCCGCGGGTGACGCTCGTGACCCGCAAGTCCTACGGTGGTGCCTACATCGCGATGAACTCCCGCTCACTCGGGGCTACCGCCGTTTTCGCCTGGCCGCAGGCCGAGGTCGCCGTGATGGCGGCGGAGGCGGCCGCTGGCGTGCTCTACCGCAAGCGGCTCGCGGCGGCGCCCGAGGAGCAGCGCGCTGAGCTGCTGGCTGGCTTCGTGGCCGAGGTCGAGCGCGAGTCCGGGGGCGTGACCAGGGCACTTTCGCTTGGCGTCGTGGACGGCGTGGTTTCTCCGGCCGACAGTCGCCGCCGCATCGCCCAGGTGCTCGCCGACGCGCCGGCGTCCCGTGGCCGGCGGGGCAACATCCCGCTCTGA
- a CDS encoding BREX system ATP-binding domain-containing protein: MLVGRDRELLVERDRESAQLASSMAECLSGKGAVVTVSGPVGSGKTALLRAFARRAVEAGFVHLSAKASRTERGAAMGIMGQIFGGARLPDDTTDKVVRLLDDAALTAMLRDRDDESADRVDVQVRRGLGGALLELAEPAPLLISVDDAHFADAESMQCLLYLIRRIESARVLIVLTGTAGMRPPWPRLVAELLSQPNCRQLRLNLLSPEGVASLLADRIDFGDAEPEFWHRLSGGSPLLLNALVEDHLAVSGAPDGPPCPVGVAGEAFTQAVQTCLYRGDESMLPVVRALAVLGEPASPALLSELLGDACPSAAGGLEAATETGIVDAGLFRHPRTAAAVLDAMSTHDRIELHDRVAHVLYRNGAAAVTVARHALAARRTEAPWSVPVLREAADQAMEQDDTGMALDCLRLAERSRVDVGERAAIHAALLRAKWRLDPMSAERYARELMPVAHAGRLRSDLALMLVKHLMWFGRPAEAADLLDRITDVAAAEGPDSALAVSCVRARFGYFYPGAAKDAGTEALPRASTLTGVTGKLRVRTANIVEAVQRGGVTEEAVADAQAILQQYRLDDHTWESIIICLETLVLAECLDWAADWCDGLLQEAEDRRVPTWRALLSALRATISLRQGNLPEAERYAHAALSLIRPKGLGVFIGGPISVLLLAATRRGQFDEALRLLAMPVPDAMFQTPFGLYYLRARGRFQLARGSHKAAIEDFEACGELMVRWELDLPGLAPWRTDLAEARRGLDIAARHLAAEQLAKIGLYNRRTKGISLRELAATAELKQRAVLLRDAVEELQAGGDQLELVEALGELGEAQQALGEYAKARITTRRAQQLATRYELEDLVSARAAPGDEEAEPAQDPVIEELSDAERRVAALAAQGHTNQQIARKLFITVSTVEQHLTRVYRKLRINRRSDLPFSLVAGLRNTA, translated from the coding sequence ATGCTTGTCGGACGAGATAGAGAGCTGCTGGTAGAGCGCGACAGAGAGTCAGCACAGCTGGCCTCGTCGATGGCGGAATGTTTAAGCGGAAAAGGCGCAGTGGTTACGGTCAGCGGTCCGGTCGGCTCCGGAAAGACCGCGCTGCTGCGGGCCTTCGCCCGCCGTGCCGTCGAGGCGGGCTTCGTGCACCTCAGCGCGAAGGCGTCCCGCACCGAGCGCGGCGCCGCCATGGGCATCATGGGCCAGATCTTCGGCGGCGCCCGCCTTCCCGACGACACGACCGACAAGGTCGTGCGCCTGCTCGACGACGCCGCCCTGACCGCGATGCTGCGCGACCGTGACGACGAGTCGGCCGACCGGGTCGACGTGCAGGTGCGGCGCGGGCTGGGCGGCGCGCTGCTGGAGCTGGCCGAGCCGGCGCCGCTGCTGATCAGTGTCGACGACGCGCACTTCGCCGACGCCGAGTCGATGCAGTGCCTGCTCTACCTGATCCGGAGGATCGAGAGCGCCCGGGTCCTGATCGTGCTGACCGGCACCGCCGGCATGCGACCACCCTGGCCACGGCTCGTCGCCGAGCTGCTCAGCCAGCCAAACTGTAGACAGTTGCGGCTCAACCTGCTCTCGCCCGAGGGTGTGGCTTCGCTGCTCGCCGACCGGATCGACTTCGGCGACGCGGAGCCCGAGTTTTGGCACAGGCTCAGCGGAGGGAGCCCGTTGCTGCTCAACGCCCTTGTCGAGGATCACCTGGCGGTGTCCGGCGCGCCGGACGGACCGCCCTGTCCCGTCGGCGTGGCCGGCGAGGCGTTCACCCAGGCGGTGCAGACCTGCCTGTACCGCGGCGACGAGTCCATGCTGCCGGTCGTCCGGGCGCTCGCCGTGCTCGGCGAGCCGGCGTCGCCCGCGCTGCTCAGCGAGCTGCTCGGCGACGCGTGCCCGTCGGCGGCCGGCGGCTTGGAGGCGGCGACCGAGACAGGCATCGTCGACGCCGGCCTGTTTCGCCACCCGCGCACGGCGGCCGCCGTGCTCGACGCCATGAGCACCCACGACCGCATTGAGCTGCACGACAGGGTCGCGCACGTGCTTTACCGCAACGGCGCCGCCGCCGTGACCGTGGCGAGGCACGCGCTCGCCGCCCGGCGCACCGAGGCGCCCTGGTCGGTGCCGGTGCTGCGGGAGGCCGCCGACCAGGCGATGGAGCAGGACGACACCGGCATGGCGCTGGACTGCCTGCGCCTGGCCGAGCGGAGCCGGGTCGACGTCGGCGAGCGGGCCGCGATCCACGCCGCGCTGCTGCGGGCCAAGTGGCGGCTCGACCCGATGTCCGCCGAGCGGTACGCGCGCGAGCTCATGCCGGTCGCCCACGCCGGACGGCTCCGCTCGGACCTCGCGTTGATGCTGGTCAAGCACCTGATGTGGTTTGGCCGGCCGGCCGAGGCGGCCGACCTGCTCGACCGGATCACCGACGTGGCCGCCGCCGAGGGGCCGGACAGCGCGCTGGCTGTCTCGTGCGTGCGCGCCCGCTTCGGCTACTTCTACCCCGGCGCCGCCAAGGACGCCGGTACGGAGGCGCTGCCGCGGGCCTCCACGCTCACCGGCGTCACCGGCAAGCTGCGGGTCCGCACCGCCAACATCGTCGAGGCGGTGCAGCGCGGCGGCGTGACCGAGGAGGCGGTGGCCGACGCGCAGGCGATCCTCCAGCAGTACCGGCTCGACGACCACACCTGGGAGTCGATCATCATCTGCCTGGAGACGTTGGTGCTGGCCGAGTGCCTGGACTGGGCGGCCGACTGGTGCGACGGGCTCCTGCAGGAGGCGGAAGACCGGCGGGTGCCCACCTGGCGGGCGCTGCTGTCCGCGTTGCGGGCCACGATCAGCCTCCGTCAGGGCAACCTGCCCGAGGCCGAGCGGTACGCCCACGCCGCGCTCTCCCTCATCCGGCCCAAAGGGCTCGGCGTCTTCATCGGCGGCCCGATCTCGGTGCTGCTGCTGGCCGCCACCCGCCGCGGCCAGTTCGACGAGGCGTTGCGCCTGCTCGCGATGCCGGTGCCGGACGCGATGTTTCAGACCCCCTTCGGCCTCTACTACCTGCGTGCCCGTGGCCGTTTCCAGCTGGCGCGCGGCAGCCACAAGGCGGCGATCGAAGACTTCGAGGCGTGTGGCGAGCTGATGGTGCGGTGGGAGCTCGACCTGCCCGGCCTGGCGCCGTGGCGCACCGACCTCGCGGAGGCGCGGCGTGGCCTGGACATCGCGGCCCGCCACCTCGCCGCCGAGCAGCTTGCCAAGATCGGGCTGTACAACCGGCGCACCAAGGGCATCTCCCTGCGCGAGCTGGCCGCGACCGCCGAGCTCAAGCAGCGCGCCGTGCTGCTGCGCGACGCCGTCGAAGAGCTGCAGGCCGGCGGCGACCAGCTTGAGCTGGTCGAGGCGCTGGGGGAGCTGGGTGAGGCACAGCAGGCGCTCGGCGAGTACGCCAAGGCCCGCATCACCACCCGCCGCGCGCAGCAGCTCGCCACGCGGTACGAGCTGGAGGATCTTGTCTCGGCCCGGGCCGCGCCCGGCGACGAGGAGGCGGAGCCGGCACAGGATCCGGTCATCGAGGAGCTGAGCGACGCCGAGCGGCGGGTCGCCGCTCTCGCGGCGCAGGGGCACACCAACCAGCAGATCGCCCGCAAGCTCTTCATCACGGTCAGCACCGTCGAGCAACACCTGACCAGGGTGTACCGGAAGCTGCGCATCAACCGCCGGTCGGACCTCCCGTTCAGCCTGGTGGCCGGGCTGCGCAACACCGCCTGA
- a CDS encoding DegT/DnrJ/EryC1/StrS family aminotransferase: protein MRAFERAFADYHDVPHCVSAGSGTEAILLGLRALGVRAGDEVLTGATTTAQAITAIEAIGAVPVIVDVHPGDYLMAVEQVAGALTPRTRCLLAVHAYGQCVDMAALRDVATAHGLTILEDCAQAWSARHHGRLAGTMGDAAAFSVYPGRLLGRYGDRGAVITASDEVRDRLVRLRYHGNRERYQAIRTPGYQRLLDEEEGAALRRRLSGAGSLLAARRAVAERYAEGLAGTDLGLPATAPGNEHTFHVYAVRHPRRERLLKALEAFPVSRVDVFGARDRDLPVTGKLAEELFALPVSASLPDDAQGRLIAALRDAIDSTADGA from the coding sequence ATGCGCGCATTCGAGAGAGCCTTCGCGGATTATCACGACGTCCCCCACTGTGTCAGTGCCGGCAGCGGCACGGAAGCGATCCTGCTGGGCCTCCGCGCACTCGGAGTGAGGGCCGGCGACGAGGTGCTCACGGGCGCCACGACCACCGCTCAAGCGATCACCGCGATCGAGGCGATCGGCGCCGTACCGGTCATCGTCGACGTCCACCCCGGCGACTACCTCATGGCGGTCGAGCAGGTGGCGGGCGCCTTGACTCCGCGCACCAGGTGCCTGCTCGCCGTCCACGCGTACGGGCAGTGTGTGGACATGGCCGCCCTGCGCGACGTGGCCACCGCACACGGGCTCACGATCCTCGAAGACTGCGCACAGGCCTGGTCGGCCCGGCACCACGGCCGGCTCGCCGGGACGATGGGTGACGCGGCGGCGTTCTCCGTTTACCCGGGACGGCTGCTCGGAAGGTACGGCGACCGCGGAGCCGTGATCACCGCCAGCGACGAGGTCCGCGACCGCCTCGTCCGGCTCCGCTACCACGGCAACCGTGAGCGGTACCAGGCGATCCGCACGCCCGGGTACCAGCGCCTGCTGGACGAGGAGGAGGGCGCGGCGCTGCGGCGGCGCCTGTCCGGTGCCGGAAGCCTGCTGGCCGCGCGCCGGGCGGTCGCCGAGCGCTACGCGGAAGGACTCGCCGGAACCGACCTCGGGCTGCCCGCGACCGCGCCGGGCAACGAGCACACCTTCCACGTGTACGCGGTGCGCCACCCCCGGCGGGAGCGGCTGCTGAAGGCGCTCGAGGCGTTTCCGGTGTCGCGAGTGGACGTCTTCGGTGCCCGCGACCGCGACCTGCCGGTCACCGGCAAGCTCGCCGAGGAGCTCTTCGCCCTGCCGGTCTCGGCGTCACTCCCCGACGACGCGCAGGGCCGCCTGATCGCCGCCCTCCGCGACGCCATCGACAGCACCGCCGACGGCGCCTGA
- a CDS encoding thioesterase II family protein: MSDANDEGLWIRQYHPAPGSPVRLVCLPHAGGSASFYFPVSRSLSPDVDVLAVQYPGRQDRRHEPMVADIPALSRHVADQLAGWLDKPFALFGHSMGASLAFEVARILRRERDVEPAHLFVSGRRAPSRFRDERVHEEDDDGLIAEMRKLAGTAGSILGDEEMLRMILPAIRNDYRAAETYRYEPGPPLACPVTAFVGADDPKVTVDEARAWGEHTTGDFEFEVFPGGHFYLTDHSAALLERIRGALGVGVAAV, encoded by the coding sequence ATGAGCGACGCAAACGACGAGGGCTTGTGGATCCGCCAGTACCACCCGGCGCCGGGCAGCCCGGTACGGCTGGTGTGCCTGCCGCACGCGGGCGGCTCGGCGTCCTTCTACTTCCCGGTGTCGCGCTCGCTCTCGCCGGACGTCGACGTGCTCGCCGTGCAGTACCCCGGGCGGCAGGACCGGCGGCACGAGCCGATGGTGGCGGACATCCCGGCGCTGTCCCGGCACGTCGCCGACCAGCTGGCCGGGTGGCTGGACAAGCCGTTCGCGCTGTTCGGGCACAGCATGGGGGCGAGCCTCGCGTTCGAGGTGGCCCGGATCCTGCGGCGTGAGCGCGACGTCGAGCCGGCGCACCTGTTCGTCTCCGGGCGGCGGGCGCCGTCGCGCTTCCGGGACGAGCGGGTGCACGAGGAAGACGACGACGGCCTGATCGCCGAGATGCGCAAGCTCGCCGGCACGGCGGGCAGCATCCTCGGCGACGAGGAGATGCTCCGCATGATCCTGCCGGCGATCCGCAACGACTACCGGGCCGCGGAGACGTACCGGTACGAGCCCGGGCCGCCGCTCGCCTGCCCGGTGACCGCGTTCGTCGGCGCCGACGATCCGAAGGTGACGGTCGACGAGGCGCGGGCCTGGGGCGAGCACACGACCGGCGACTTCGAGTTCGAGGTGTTTCCCGGTGGCCACTTCTACCTCACCGACCACTCGGCCGCGCTGCTGGAGCGCATTAGGGGCGCGCTAGGGGTAGGAGTCGCCGCCGTCTGA
- a CDS encoding metallophosphoesterase family protein, which yields MPVQPKLLAISDLHVAYAENRQLVEAYRPETNDDWLLVAGDVGEMVEDVEWALRLLAGRFSKVVWAPGNHELWTPKEDSVQLRGEARYRHLVELCRRLGVVTPEDPYPIWNGEGGPVTVVPLFLLYDYTFRMPQFTTKEASLANAYAAGVVCTDEFLLHPDPYPTRDAWCAARLELTLRRLAERERPELPTVLVNHFPLVRAVTDILYHPEFAQWCGTVHTADWHVRFNSAAVVYGHLHIPRVNWFDDVRFEEVSLGYPREWRVRDTPPRGPRQILPTVDGARVG from the coding sequence GTGCCCGTACAGCCCAAGCTCCTGGCGATCAGCGACCTGCACGTGGCTTATGCGGAAAACCGCCAGCTCGTGGAGGCATACCGTCCCGAGACAAACGACGACTGGCTGCTTGTCGCCGGTGACGTCGGCGAGATGGTCGAAGACGTCGAGTGGGCGCTGCGGCTGCTCGCCGGGCGCTTCAGCAAGGTCGTGTGGGCGCCGGGCAACCACGAGCTGTGGACGCCCAAGGAGGACAGCGTCCAGCTGCGCGGCGAGGCACGCTACCGCCATCTCGTCGAGCTGTGCCGCCGTCTCGGTGTGGTGACGCCGGAAGACCCCTACCCGATCTGGAACGGCGAGGGTGGCCCGGTCACGGTGGTGCCGCTCTTCCTGTTGTACGACTACACGTTCCGGATGCCGCAGTTCACCACCAAGGAGGCATCCCTTGCGAACGCGTACGCGGCGGGCGTGGTGTGCACCGACGAGTTCCTGCTGCACCCCGACCCCTACCCGACGCGCGACGCGTGGTGCGCGGCACGGCTCGAGCTGACGCTGCGCCGGCTGGCCGAGCGCGAGCGCCCCGAGCTGCCGACGGTGCTGGTCAACCACTTTCCGCTCGTGCGCGCGGTGACCGACATCCTGTACCACCCGGAGTTCGCCCAGTGGTGCGGCACCGTGCACACCGCCGACTGGCACGTGCGGTTCAACTCCGCCGCTGTCGTGTATGGACACCTGCACATCCCGCGGGTCAACTGGTTCGACGACGTCCGGTTCGAGGAGGTCTCGCTCGGCTACCCGCGCGAGTGGCGCGTGCGCGACACACCGCCGCGCGGCCCGCGCCAGATCCTGCCCACTGTGGACGGTGCCCGTGTTGGCTGA